GTTGCAATAATTCCAAGACTTGACTCCAGTTCTTTTCTGATCTCTTCCGTCCATGGTTCAGCTCCAAAAAACCCTACTCTCAATTTTAAGTCTTCTCTCTTTATATTCATATCCTTCATAACTTCAGCCAGGTGAAGAGTATACGATGGGGTTCCTATTATAGCCGTAGTACCAAAATCTTTCATAATATTTATCTGCCTTTCGCTGTTACCTACAGAAGTGGGAATAACTGTAGCGCCAATCTTTTCAGCACCATAATGCATCCCAAGACCCCCAGTGAACAAACCATATCCTAAAAAGTTTTGTACCTTATCGTCGTGTCTTAGACCACCTGCATAAAGTACCCTTGCAGTAAGCTCAGCCCAAGTCTCTAAATCTCTTGCAGTATAACCTACTACAGTAGGCTTTCCTGTAGTTCCGCTCGATGCATGAAGCCTCACCACATCGCGCTCGGGCACGGCAAAGAGCCCAAAGGGATAGGTATCTCTAAGATCTTGCTTTACAGTAAAGGGGAATTTTGAGAAATCTTCAAGAGTTCTTAAATCTTTCAAAGACAGACCCTTTTCTTCCATCTTTTGCCTATAAAATTTAACGTTTTCCCAAACCCTTGAAAGAATCCCTCTCAATCTTGAAAGCTGCAAATCCTTAATCCTTTTTCTTGGCATACATTCATAGTCTGGATTAAATATCATATACAGGCTCCTTAGAAATTAGTTTAATTATTTATTTTTCTTGCTACAATGTCAGAATGAGACAGTATTCCTATATTGTTATCTTGAAGTACTTTTATTCCTTTTTCTGTATCCGAAAGGTCAAAAACCACAAATCCACCAACGCCAGAATACAGATACTCAACGTTTATCCCTTCATCAGCAAGAATTTTAAGAGTTTTATGTAGTCCTCCTGGGATATCAGGAACGTCAACGCATATAACGTCGGTCTCTTTTACAGTGAATCCCTCATTTTTAAGCATCTCTTTAGCCTTTGCAGGGTCGTCTACTAGAACTCTAAATATACCATACTCTGCAGTATCGGCTACAGAAAACCCCCTGATATCAATCTTTCCCTTTGCTAAAACCTCTGTCAATTCAGCAAGCCTTCCTGCCCTATTCTCCATAAATATTGCTAATTGTCTTACTTTCATATTCTCCTCCTCCTAAGGCTTTTTTTTATAAATCTTTACTCGTACTTTCTCCCCACCATAAAAGCTTTCAAATTAATCTCATGAAGCCTTTCGGGTAAAGACTCCTTTATAGATTCTATCCACAAATCTTCTGGAATATCCAGATATTTTGATAATAGCCCCATCATAATAATGTTTATTGTCTTTGGATTTCCCACATCCTTTGCCAATTTTGAAGCGTTAACGAGATCGAAATCAAAACCAAGATCCTTTATCTTATCCATTATGTCTACAGGATATTCAGCTTTTCCAGATATCACGGACAAGGGAGGCAACATCTCATCTGAAACTAATAGTTTGCCGTCCGGCTTTAGATATTCCAAATACCTTGCAGCCTCCAAACACTCAAAAGCCACAAGAAAATCAACTTCGCCCTTTGATAAAAGAGGAGAGTGCACCTTTTTAGCAAGCCTTACAGCGCTCTCTACGCTTCCCCCTCTTTGTGCCATGCCGTGAACCTCAGTTAGTTTTACGTCATAACCGCTCTTAAATCCCACACTAGATACCAACCTAGATGCAGTTAACACCCCCTGTCCTCCTACGCCTACAAACAAGAAGTCAATTTTATCCATCAATTCTTCCTCCCAAGTCTAAAATAGCCTTTATAATTGTTTTATTGCGCCGTGTAGACATGCGTCCACACACAATCTGCAACCGTAACACAGATCAGCTCTTATCTTTACCTTTTTTATATCCTTATTAAAACTCATTGCAGGACATGCTACATTTAGACATATCTTACAACCCTTGCACTTTTCTTCATCCACAGTATATTTAACGTTTTGGGCCCTTTCAACCAAAACGCATGGCCTTTTTGAAACAATAACGCATGGCTCGTTAAGTTTTAACATCTTTTCAATAGTCTTCTGAAGCTTTTTAAAGTCTATAGGATCTACAACTTTTACGTGATTTATCCCTAAGCCTTTCAAGACTTTCTTTATCTTTATGGGATCTGTTTCATCGCCTCTTGCCCTTATGCCAGACATAGGATTTCCTTGGTGTCCTGTCATAGCAGTAGTCCTGTTATCTAATATAATTACAAGAACAGGCGCCTTATTGTAAGCTAATTCAGCAATTCCGGGAAGCCCTGCATGAGTAAATGTAGAATCTCCTAACGTAGCTACTACTTTAATGCCGTCATCAGATTTAAGGTTTTGAGCCAGCCCTGCAGCCATTCCAAGACTTGCCCCCATACATATAATCGTATCAGTTGCGTCCAGAGGCTTCAGCGCCCCAAGAGAATAACAGCCAATATCAGATGTTATATAAAGGTCTTTTTTCTTCATCCTTATTTTATTTAGCGCATAATAAACTCCTCTGTGAGGACATCCAGCGCAAAAAAGCGGAGGCCTGGGAAGAACTGGCAAATCGTATTTTGGCGCCTCCACATTAAAAAGCGTCTTTCTTATCAAATCGGGTGACATCTCAAGAGATGGCTCAAAAACCTCTTTCCCAATAATCTCGACCCCCAAATTCATTGCTCTAATTTCATCCGCCACAAAGGGATCTGATTCCTCAATGACATATACTCTGTCAAATCTTCTAACGAAATCAGATATTAGGGACTTAGGCAAGGGATAGGTAGTGGAAAGTTTCAAAAATGAAGCGTATTTAAAGACTTCTCTTGCATGTTCATAAGCAACGCCGCAAGCAATAACTCCAGTATTTCCATTTCCCTCAATTTTATTAAAGTTTGATTTTTCAAAAATGCTAACAGCCTTTTTTACTTTATTGTCAAGATTTGCTCTGAGCCTTCTTGCATTGGCAGGCAAAACAATATATTTTTCTGGCCTCTTATCTATATCCTTTTTTAAGACTTCTACTCTATCTTCAAGCTCTACTATTGAAGAAGAGTGAGATAGCCTTGTAGTAGATCTGATTATTACAGGCAAGTCGGTCTCTTCTGAAACCTCAAATGCCCACTTGGTTAAATCTTTTGCTTCCTGAGAATCTGAAGGTTCAAGAACTATTGCCCTTGACATCTTTGCAAAATATCTTGTGTCTTGTTCGTTTTGAGAACTGTGCATGCCAGGATCATCAGCCACCACAATAACCAATCCTGCGTTTATTCCCGTATAAGTCATAGTCTGAAGCACATCTGCAGCAACATTTAACCCAACGTGTTTCATAGAACATATGCTTCTATTACCTGAAAGAGAAGCTCCAAAACAAGCTTCAAGGGAGACCTTTTCGTTTGGAGCCCACTCTACATACAACTCTTCATATTTCTTCAGGTTCTCCATAACTTCAGTACTAGGCGTTCCAGGATATGCCGATGCAAATGTTGCTCCTGCCTCCCATGCTCCCCTTGCAATAGCCTCGTTGCCCAACATTATCTTTTTCAAAATTCACACACCCCTTAAGAACTTATTTGTTAATTTTTCTTTTATCTATCACCCTTTTTGCCTTACCTTCTGACCTTTCTATGCTCTTTGGCTCAACAAGCTTTACTTTTACTGATATGCCACAGATGTTATAAATAGAGTCCGCCACCTTCTTTTGAAGCCTTTCCAAAGACCTTACTTCTGAAGTGAACAGTTCTGGCAAAACCTCAACCCAAACCTCAATAGTATCTAACTCTTTTTCTCTGTCTACTATTATCAAATAATGAGGAGAAGTGCCTTCCACCTGAGCCAGTGCAGATTCGATTTGGGAAGGGAATACGTTTACTCCTCTGATAATAAGCATATCGTCAGATCTTCCAAGTATCCTTGAAATCCTCGCATGAGTCCTGCCACATATGCAGGGTTCAACGTTAAGTTTTGTCAGGTCTCTTGTTCTGTATCTAATAAGAGGTATGCCCTCCTTTAGAAGTGTGGTTATTACCAGCTCCCCAACCTCACCAGGAGGCAGAGGTTCTAAGGTGTTTGGATCGACTATTTCAGCAATAAACGCATCTTCTGCAACGTGAAGTCCATCCTTTTCAAGACACTCACAAGCCACTCCCGGACCCATTATCTCAGAAAGACCATAAATATCTACTGCAGTGAAGTCAATTCTTTCTTCAATCTTTTTTCTCATTTCTTCAGACCACGGTTCAGCCCCAAGCACTCCAACTCTTAGCTTTGAATCTTTAAGGCTAAGTCCCATCTCCTCAGCCACATCTGCAAGGTGTAATAAATAAGATGGAGTACAAGC
Above is a genomic segment from Thermodesulfobium narugense DSM 14796 containing:
- a CDS encoding phenylacetate--CoA ligase family protein translates to MKYFKPEVELLPRKEIVSLQESRLRRLVRYVYEFVPFYRRRFNELGITPSDIRDIEDIRKLPFTLKSDLRDNYPFGMFAVNRGEIVRLHASSGTTGKPTVVGYTQNDLNVWADLVARALVGAGVSKYDTVHIAYGYGLFTGGLGLHYGVERLGGTVVPSSGGQTKRQIQLIMDFEATVIACTPSYLLHLADVAEEMGLSLKDSKLRVGVLGAEPWSEEMRKKIEERIDFTAVDIYGLSEIMGPGVACECLEKDGLHVAEDAFIAEIVDPNTLEPLPPGEVGELVITTLLKEGIPLIRYRTRDLTKLNVEPCICGRTHARISRILGRSDDMLIIRGVNVFPSQIESALAQVEGTSPHYLIIVDREKELDTIEVWVEVLPELFTSEVRSLERLQKKVADSIYNICGISVKVKLVEPKSIERSEGKAKRVIDKRKINK
- a CDS encoding indolepyruvate oxidoreductase subunit beta, whose translation is MDKIDFLFVGVGGQGVLTASRLVSSVGFKSGYDVKLTEVHGMAQRGGSVESAVRLAKKVHSPLLSKGEVDFLVAFECLEAARYLEYLKPDGKLLVSDEMLPPLSVISGKAEYPVDIMDKIKDLGFDFDLVNASKLAKDVGNPKTINIIMMGLLSKYLDIPEDLWIESIKESLPERLHEINLKAFMVGRKYE
- a CDS encoding phenylacetate--CoA ligase family protein, which produces MIFNPDYECMPRKRIKDLQLSRLRGILSRVWENVKFYRQKMEEKGLSLKDLRTLEDFSKFPFTVKQDLRDTYPFGLFAVPERDVVRLHASSGTTGKPTVVGYTARDLETWAELTARVLYAGGLRHDDKVQNFLGYGLFTGGLGMHYGAEKIGATVIPTSVGNSERQINIMKDFGTTAIIGTPSYTLHLAEVMKDMNIKREDLKLRVGFFGAEPWTEEIRKELESSLGIIATDNYGLSEIMGPGVAGECQLKSGMHIWEDHFLVEIIDPETLEPVEPGEVGELVITSLTKEALPIIRYRTRDITYLIEEPCGCGRTMARIGKIKGRTDDMLIVRGVNVFPSQIEEVLISTQGVLPHYQIVLDRKNHLDIIEVFVEVSDNIFQDKMRSLVEMERGLTHKLKSVLGIDVKLRLVEPKTIERSSGKAKRVVDKRKLSP
- the iorA gene encoding indolepyruvate ferredoxin oxidoreductase subunit alpha translates to MKKIMLGNEAIARGAWEAGATFASAYPGTPSTEVMENLKKYEELYVEWAPNEKVSLEACFGASLSGNRSICSMKHVGLNVAADVLQTMTYTGINAGLVIVVADDPGMHSSQNEQDTRYFAKMSRAIVLEPSDSQEAKDLTKWAFEVSEETDLPVIIRSTTRLSHSSSIVELEDRVEVLKKDIDKRPEKYIVLPANARRLRANLDNKVKKAVSIFEKSNFNKIEGNGNTGVIACGVAYEHAREVFKYASFLKLSTTYPLPKSLISDFVRRFDRVYVIEESDPFVADEIRAMNLGVEIIGKEVFEPSLEMSPDLIRKTLFNVEAPKYDLPVLPRPPLFCAGCPHRGVYYALNKIRMKKKDLYITSDIGCYSLGALKPLDATDTIICMGASLGMAAGLAQNLKSDDGIKVVATLGDSTFTHAGLPGIAELAYNKAPVLVIILDNRTTAMTGHQGNPMSGIRARGDETDPIKIKKVLKGLGINHVKVVDPIDFKKLQKTIEKMLKLNEPCVIVSKRPCVLVERAQNVKYTVDEEKCKGCKICLNVACPAMSFNKDIKKVKIRADLCYGCRLCVDACLHGAIKQL
- a CDS encoding ACT domain-containing protein; this encodes MKVRQLAIFMENRAGRLAELTEVLAKGKIDIRGFSVADTAEYGIFRVLVDDPAKAKEMLKNEGFTVKETDVICVDVPDIPGGLHKTLKILADEGINVEYLYSGVGGFVVFDLSDTEKGIKVLQDNNIGILSHSDIVARKINN